The sequence below is a genomic window from Lelliottia sp. JS-SCA-14.
GCCGATGGGGACCGACAGCGTGTCAGCCGCCTCCTGATAGGTGAATCCTTCGACGTAGACTAAAAACAGCGTGTTGCGCTGGGCTTCGGGAAGAGCATTCACCCGCTGCATGATTTTTTGATAGTGAATGCGATCCTCATCCTGCCCGTGGGTATCCGGGGCGATCAGCTCTTCGCTGGGCACAAATCCCTGCCCCTGGCGGACGTGGCGGGCGCGCAGATCGGAGATCCAGATCGAGTGGAGAATCGAGAACAGCCATCTGTCGATACGGGTGCCCGGCGTGTATTGCGCGCTCCGTTCGAGCGCGCGGACGCAGGTCGACTGAACCAGCTCCTCAGCCAGATCCCGGTTTCGCGACAGCACCAGCCCGTAGCGCCAGAGGCGCGTCAGGTGTGCTGCCAGCTGTTGGCGAACGTCACTGGTGGTGATTTTTCATACCCTCCCGCTGCAATCAGGATTCCGGATGGCCGTTGATCGCCGCCTGCAGATCGCGATACTCCTCGCAATCCTGGCCGCAAATCCCGGCAATGACTTTCAGCTGCTCTTTCGCCAGATCCGGGCGACCTTTCACCATCCAGGCTTCACCCAGATACTCACGCGCTTTGGCGTAGTTGGGCTGCAGGGCAAGGGAGCGCTGATAATAGCCGATGCCCTCATCCGTGCGCCCCAGTTTGCGGGTCGCATAGCCGCGATAATTCCACGCCTCTGCCGTAT
It includes:
- a CDS encoding sigma-70 family RNA polymerase sigma factor → MTTSDVRQQLAAHLTRLWRYGLVLSRNRDLAEELVQSTCVRALERSAQYTPGTRIDRWLFSILHSIWISDLRARHVRQGQGFVPSEELIAPDTHGQDEDRIHYQKIMQRVNALPEAQRNTLFLVYVEGFTYQEAADTLSVPIGTVMSRLATARAQLAKTLDARPAAKEKRS